One window of the Vigna radiata var. radiata cultivar VC1973A chromosome 1, Vradiata_ver6, whole genome shotgun sequence genome contains the following:
- the LOC106758580 gene encoding uncharacterized protein LOC106758580, with product MASKKYDVLFVRHNEKNYSAWAFQFEIFVTRKDLWGHVDGNTPAPDKDKDKVAYAKWAIKDAQVMAWILSSVDSNIVLNLRPYKTASTMWSYLKKIYSQNNAARRFQLEHNIANFKQDSLSISDFYS from the coding sequence ATGGCTTCCAAAAAATATGATGTCTTGTTCGTTCGCCATAACGAAAAAAACTACTCCGCTTGGGCATTCCAATTCGAGATTTTTGTCACCAGAAAAGATTTGTGGGGTCATGTTGATGGCAACACTCCTGCTCCTGACAAAGACAAAGATAAGGTCGCTTATGCTAAGTGGGCCATCAAAGATGCTCAAGTCATGGCCTGGATCCTAAGTTCCGTGGATTCGAACATTGTCCTGAATCTTCGTCCTTACAAGACTGCAAGCACAATGTGGTCTTACCTAAAGAAAATTTATAGCCAAAATAATGCAGCTCGTCGATTCCAACTTGAGCACAACATCGCTAATTTTAAACAAGATAGTCTCTCCATCTCTGATTTTTACTCTTAA